In Papaver somniferum cultivar HN1 chromosome 9, ASM357369v1, whole genome shotgun sequence, the genomic stretch GAACTATCGGAACTGATAGGGAGACGGAGAAGAACAAAACTAAAGCATGGAGAAACTATCAGAACTGATTGGGGGAGGTTATACAAACACCTTGTATAAGAGACACCTACGTAAAATATAGAGAAAAAAGAGGAGGCTGTGACACGTAGAAAAACTGAAAAAAGCGACCCCAGATCCGTGCATGCAAAAAGAAGAAACCTGTGTTTTGGAAAGACAAAGAACGGTGGATCAGTGCATAACAGAGTAAACGGACGGTGTAAACCTTCTCTTTGTTGGCTTACAAAATCACGACCACTATTTGTCTTTCCCTGAAACAAATCCGACCACTCTTTGTCTCCCCCAAAAAGAGGGACTGCGTCTCGTACGCCTTCGGCATGTTGTTGTTTTAATTTTAGTCGTGTTTTCACCAAATACGGATTGGTGCAAGCCTTGGGGATATTTTATGCTGGAAGTTTGTTTTTCACCAAATACTAAAGTAACAAACTAATAAAATCATCCAATCTaaagaaatattaaaaattaCATGTATCATTACTTCTTTTaaaattaaaagaagcatcaaattCTACAATAATACTTCAGGATACACTACATTTTTTGTTACCGGATCTAAAGACACATTTGATTCATTTGGAAATAATAAAGTAATTCTCCTTGCAGCAGTACACCTGGACAATGCGATATATAGCTGACCATGACTAAATACTGGAGTACGTAAATCAATTCCCACATACTTCACCGATTGTCCCTGGGATTTGTTAATAGTCATCGCATATGCAACGCGTATGGGAAATTGACGTCTTTCCATTTGTATGTTTAGATCTGAAGCTGAAGGTTGAAAAGTTATTATAGGGATGAATACTACTTCACCAGCTTTTGCTCCAGTTATGATTTTAGCTTCAATCACGTGTCGTCCGCACCTCGTCACCATCAGTCTTGTACCATTACAAAGGCCTTCTTTCGGTGCCAGATTTCTCAGAAACATAATGAGACATCCAACTTTGAGGTCTATCTTAAATGGAGGTGTTCCTGGTGGACTTAAACTGTTGAGAAATTCAGTTGTAAAATCCGAATCCCTTCCATGATCATCCCGAATCATTTTGTCAGCAGCAAAATACGTGTAAGTCTCcccatgtaatctttctaatgcatCCATATTAATCTTATGGACGTCTTCATTACGTGGAGATAAAATGATCCTCTCGGTTAAGTATTCGGATGACATTGGTTCGTCCATTACCAACAGAGGATACACTGAAGATATTAGCTCATGCATGTTTTGACATCTACCCATTGTCGATGGAAGATTAACAACCTCTTTAGGGTTCGTTCCAGTCTACATAACAATTAATCGGATTTAAAATAGCTATGTCTACGATAAATATAGTTTTATTCAATGAAATTTCATTACCTCAAGCAAGTAGTCAGCAAACTCCAAATTTTGCGGTTCCTGCTCCAATCGCATATTTTGGTTTACCGTCAAGACAGTAATGTAATCCCAAAGCAACGAACCTATTATAGATGCTCCAGCAGTTTGTTCTCGACTTGCATTCGAGACCACTGGTAAAGTCTGTCTAAAGTCTCCACCCAAGACGACTGTTACACCTCCAAAGTGTCTGTCATCACTGCGAATATCTCGTAGTAGGCGATCAACTGCTTCCACACAAAATCTATGTTGCGTTGAAACTTCATCCCATATGATCAATCTTACTTCTTTAAGCAGCTGGGCATAATCCGAGTCTTTACTAATACTAATATTGTTATCGTCTTGGACTTCAAATGGAATCTTAAAAGTGGAATGTGTCGTTCGACCTCCATCAAGAAGTAGTGAAGCGATACCAGATGAAGCAACAGTTAAGACTATTTTTCCATCTTTACGACATCTTCTTGCTTTTGTGTTGTACAAAAAAGTTTTTCCAGTCCCTGCACTGCCATTCAGAAAAAACATTCGTCCATTGCGATCATTCACAGAATCCACTATCGCATTGTACGCCGAACGTTGTGCGACATTCAATTTCTCAATATCTGACTGAATCACCGAATCACTTAATGCAAACTGAAGTTGTCTATGGTCCCAAATGTATCTGTTACCTACTATTTGACCCCAATCATGTCTTGGTTTCGGCAATGATTCATATTTTTCTAGTTTTTTTCCAGATCGTTGAAGCAGTTGATCCAACAGGTATAATCCGTAATCCGTTGCCAGTTCATCTGTTGGATTCTGGATGTTAAACCTTGTTCGCAATCTATGTGGTAGATCATCACATATATTCATTCCAAATTTCGCCCACAACACCTCCGGTCTTGATGGATTACATTGCGATAGGATAATACAAAATAGTTTCCTCAGCTGATTTCTAGTTTGCATAACCACTGCTTCTTGAAGACATTTTTCTGATTCTCCATCATGTGCTAAAATCCCAAGTGCAATACATGCATCTTTAAACGTATTGTGCACCTCGTCTACGTCTCCATTACTTACAgtcttcaagtcttcaaaagaATTAACACCTCTAACAGTTGTGAGTAACATACGTAAGTAGTACAACTCTCCAGCGTTAGGGCTAACAAAATACATTCTTCCAATTGCAAATCCTTGTTATCTAATTTTCCACTCTTTAGCCTTTTTACTCCATACAAAGTGTTGCGGGAACTCTTGATAAGTATAGGCCGGGGCAGTAGGATTTTTAGCATAATATTCAAAATAACCCATCAAAGTCGTCTTATGTTCTTGTGCTGTTCGTATAACCGAGGTCATTGATTGCCTTGCGTTGTAAACAACCCGTTGCTTATTCTGTAAATGAACTTCCAACCACTGTACAGCAGGATATTCTTCATGCAAGTGGTACTCAAGTAAACGCCATACAGCCTCAGGTGGTCCAATGTACCTTGCATCAATATATTGTTGAATCTCGTCATGTTCTCTCAAAACCATCGTAGCTCGGTCACCCCCTTTATGAATGTATTTGTTAATATATTTTACAGATCTTATGCCTGCACATATTTCAACATTGATGTGGCAATTGAACATTCTTGAGAGATGCGGGTTATAGGGTACAACATCTATATTATAtgcctttttgttgtttctgacaGTTACCTCTATTCCATCCCGACGACGACGATAACTGGGATACCCACCATCGTCCAAAGTTGTTGTGTCAGTGTACTTCTTTGGATATCCTTTCGTACATTTTCCTTCTGACATACATGCTGCACCTGGATCTCGTTCTCCACATGGACCATGAACCATACATTTTCTTACGGTGTCAAACAGTATTGGGTcattaatattttaaaaatataagatcATGCATATGTGGTAACCCACGTTTCTGAAACTCGATTGTATAAACATGGGCGACAACCGTGTCGAACACctttttttcctttatttcttTCATCAATGCTTTTCTTTTCAGCTCAAAAACTCGAGCCACCAAATCAGGTCGATCAGTGACACTCTAATTGCCAATAAGTGCATTTCTTATTTCTGGCCAATTTGGGTTTGCAGTCATTGTAAGAAAAATGTCTGGATGGTGGTGAGAACGTGTAATAGCCATCGAATCCTGATATATCTCGTGCATATGCCTTCCGCTCCCAGTGTGTGAAGATGGTAAAATAACAGGATTACCTCTATCACCTGGATTCAAATCGGTATTTGTCATATCAGCAATGCAACTGTATTGGTCAGAACGCAAAGTTGGTTGGTTGAATCTGAGCCATGCCAACTTACTCTGCTCTGTCGCTGCCCATGCATCAACTAAGAACTCTTGAAATAGTTTTCTGGCTCTTAAGATGGTGGAATATTCTTCGGTGCGTTCAAATATGCGGTAACTGTAATACTCCATTTGAGATAATTTGGTTTTCGTATATGTTTGGGTGACTGCATCCCATTGCCTCATTGTCGTTGACCATCCCAGCTCaccaaaaggaaataataaaacaTAATGTAAAGGCAAGTACGCCGGATGACACTCCGAAATTTGTTTCAACCCGTTGTTTTCTCTCAAATGCAATATAATATCTCGCACCCCAGTCTCCTTATAAGTTATTTCTGGAACGATAACTGCAATCTCATCTGCTGTCGGAAGATTATAACGCCTAATATCGGTTGACTTGTTATATTGAAGGGAAATTCTGATATTCTGGTCGATCGGGCTCATCTGGTCCAAAATTGCATAAGCCTGACGATATTTGGTATAAAAAACATCGAATTGGAGCATAGTATTCTGAATTGTCTGTAGGACATTCATATTTAACTCAGGATTTAGTTCTCCACGGACAAACAATGCAAAAGCTGGATCATAGATGTACAGTTGGGAGTAAACCGCCCTCCTCTCAGTCCCAGGAGCTGGTAAAACACCGCCGGTTAAATGTCTCAACTCCCCATGTATTGAGAAAGGTCTCGGACCTCTCCCTTTCAAATCTCTTGTATCTAGTTTGCATCCAAGGCTAGTAAATGCATTTGCCGCATTATACTCTCAAATATATGTCCGAAACGATACTGATTCGGCGTTGGTTCCGTCAAACAATTCTCTGAATGCTATAGGTGGTTCACGCAGTAACGGTAGGCGAACTTTTCCTTGGAGACAACATGATCCAAATTTCGGGTTTATTAAAGACGAATTTGTGAGTTTTTCCGCCATCCAGTGCAACGCCCCGCAGTGATGACATTTGACATCCATTTGTCCCAGAAAATGGCGCACGTCAGTAGTAAGAGCAGATCCCCGGTTCTCAGTTGTAGTTGTATCACATAATTCATCACTGTCGTAATATACTTCATCATTTTCTAATCATCTGACACAACATCATCTTCTCCAACAGACGGCCTGCATAGTGAGAAATAGGAATCTAGTTTAGacgaaactaaaaataaataaataaatgcaaTCTCTATCTTCAAATTAATCCTTACATTTCAATGTTTTGATCGGTTGATGTGACACCAACTCTCCTATGTAATATAGCCGTCTGCATTGTAAATTTTGTCATCGCacgaatatttttatattttaaaatttaaaaatgaTAATTGTGTATGTGtaaaatgtaaattttttaatTCACCTCTTCGCCAGACTCTGCATCTTCATGTGCATATGGTGTATCTTCCCTTTCTCTAATTTGTATACCACTTGAGCGCATAGCCTCCCTTTCTCTAATTTGTATTCCACTTGATCGCATCTGTTTCAGTTGAGGATTCTACAATTTTGGAAATCAAAGTATTAAATAGTAAAATGGTTGTGCCCAAGTTTGACAAACACGTTGCTGAGTATCTACGCACCTCTTCGCAAACAACTTTTCCCTTTCCCTTCAGTATTCGTCGTCGTTCTGCATCTGCTTCCGTTTCATTTTGTGCTTCTCTCTCACGACGTTCTTGTTCTCTCATCTCTTTgagttgtttttctttctcacggcgtgatagacacatttttgtgtctaatttgtcctcaatgtccgtattgttggaactctatttttgtactaatattgtgtttttatgtatttttaggaaataaatatttttggaaaattcggctcgaaaagttgattttggcatccggaggacaagtgttattcagactctcgcttttggataaggggtaacctaattactaaggggcacccccaagtcaccccaaggaagctgctattcgcaccccagttcaggatagggggacacccttcttcaaaattcaaattctgaaaattggcgggaaaatgttcacagttcaggagagatttcgatcgagaaaatgaaggagttgtaggtcgattcaatggctgaattttggtatagagatgtgatataggttaaggaacacattttgggcagtgggttcgatcgaatttggctagaatcggctaaacaagtcatcatcagagaacagggcagtcacgggtttgagaggatttttgagGGATTcagacgtgttatgatgatgcatggaggactctagcacacttttggaccgtttagaagacaattaaggtgatTTTTCAGCTGGAGACGCGTGAtcaaacaaaacagggaagaaaatatttttagaatatttttctttaaaccgaataatgaaggattatatggagttattgcgagggattaaatgctgctgttgggtataaattaactccttgggtcgagtagaagggatgtcgagagttgggaggagagaaggaacgctgcagaatcgagaaccatgatttctctctgctgctgctgccgccattgatgaagatgaagaacacgaagaacggactcgcagcagcagtcgtttatcaacagtgtctaagacgcacactcgtgGGTAGTAGTTAGTCGTACAACAAcaattatcatttatcgttcttcttgtaacagctgaacagcgcctttgcaacagttatttttgttgcgatttttctgttcaattgttttacaccttttcatcatttgtaaaccactttttgagcaataaataattattttgagagcatttttactatgatgagctaaaacccaacactgggacgacggaggaggccaaacttcatacttggggtaatttcattaattctttttaagacttttgcattgatttaaaattgaaatatgatttgaattaattagttgttatttaatttgatgatgtatgcttggcttaggtgttttgatacatcatgcttaggacttaaaatcaatgttttgaaaatctactttggcaaaataagagtccatata encodes the following:
- the LOC113312980 gene encoding uncharacterized protein LOC113312980 — protein: MYFVSPNAGELYYLRMLLTTVRGVNSFEDLKTVSNGDVDEVHNTFKDACIALGILAHDGESEKCLQEAVVMQTRNQLRKLFCIILSQCNPSRPEVLWAKFGMNICDDLPHRLRTRFNIQNPTDELATDYGLYLLDQLLQRSGKKLEKYESLPKPRHDWGQIVGNRYIWDHRQLQFALSDSVIQSDIEKLNVAQRSAYNAIVDSVNDRNGRMFFLNGSAGTGKTFLYNTKARRCRKDGKIVLTVASSGIASLLLDGGRTTHSTFKIPFEVQDDNNISISKDSDYAQLLKEVRLIIWDEVSTQHRFCVEAVDRLLRDIRSDDRHFGGVTVVLGGDFRQTLPVVSNASREQTAGASIIGSLLWDYITVLTVNQNMRLEQEPQNLEFADYLLETGTNPKEVVNLPSTMGRCQNMHELISSVYPLLVMDEPMSSEYLTERIILSPRNEDVHKINMDALERLHGETYTYFAADKMIRDDHGRDSDFTTEFLNSLSPPGTPPFKIDLKVGCLIMFLRNLAPKEGLCNGTRLMVTRCGRHVIEAKIITGAKAGEVVFIPIITFQPSASDLNIQMERRQFPIRVAYAMTINKSQGQSVKYVGIDLRTPVFSHGQLYIALSRCTAARRITLLFPNESNVSLDPVTKNVVYPEVLL